One part of the Drosophila teissieri strain GT53w chromosome 3R, Prin_Dtei_1.1, whole genome shotgun sequence genome encodes these proteins:
- the LOC122622699 gene encoding RB1-inducible coiled-coil protein 1, which translates to MMLYVFHVDVGRMLSFDMNVALQPVEHLKETIQKLHNIPAANIVLLVSGGEMLTHSTQVSCYSAGTDTNPIYMFLTGDERLPQMIFNSDADNELRRQVEESHRLPPALETVRQRAQLAQHMRELARKEEDLCERLVHEQHLQQQGWSAVVANMEDLTNEFCDRFQNFCSFFDRHLQKRESFLGLLRNFPDDLKQLGRIPILPDLMSLAEADFHGFDELLENDDVFTAQQALTESSQSDSPNKKLKMGDEVETESVEQPERGVQTLTGSSSLSRRPNLNLLQWISSKGNHRALQLMSDECIQGLDIFSADIYEKLKEEVNQIIKLANQADVKEIKGLGDRLCKLEEFKFRIKKMVQEQKEQALALQQNEARAQNLRDNSVLPDLCLSHRSQLQVMLDNHTKIREYCRCIANSKDELGWNLHTRLRRIVWIENGMSEFDNRLLFNHRCLRRAERHICIIEQIHRAPSTYVSAVAEVVRRKIFSNEFRQWATRLSTDFDRIHSEELRRRREFNASFEGHFLNILFPGMGDMPPAFANEHPLTFDTRLPSLSRSDMELLSSQLPELAAQLQLPDMKPVIDFFALQSVKNVDRDQEDERDIPLIVPRLAQLQAQAAASDCETDTETEFEKLSSTSKCVATSTSTSLVERVARSTATEELLMLSAGTLTEENTDSFQRMRSDMENMSKLARLCLAEARSNVGIFRSDVANYQDELQSELHLLRDKCNVLKMLCETREQKSLEKLEKMRLKLQLVEQDKQAAVAQAREELIHEHKTELESLRCRFKLMTSMERSPSDSSLEKIERPTSSASVVSANAGVDIDQLLAQQRQELIAQRERAISEAVDSERSLWQSRLLPLNSESVMANVSILKDMLADKERQLEQLREQNKILTQETYQLKTRLEMITNEDGNSWLKEKIDYLNKDKCRLEEELSQEKSRRQEMESSVAAMRNSAYDLNVGGPLTRSKSGVNPSHRSIALEGCARGDLVFVVWSMRHAQFMVVQDSLTLYFVHADSLASLQLTAPNSPTPALDPSQTVVDLNQIPLPYYAIGRVTDKEYCQARKDDNRYRVSRGSKFYRIKLAPLPSRNASRRERLESSSSTAAVVVSPRDVIDAPGSSSSVYQNFKQRTVSITSVNEEDDESASLLSERCRYISVSEEDELHAAGGSVPAVTAAVATAALTASCSATRITTAAMVGGGPTSTATTAATQAQSVITEQPTASSKLKLDLLLASADIITQPLTQQPHQQQQELEQSAQVGSAAPLPETSKSIQPENSEPETITIYVPPNPPAVLTATPSTSASILASISAEPIISTASMLPMSIGTATISEDSDEYRSLEGKDDGDADEFPISG; encoded by the exons ATGATGCTGTACGTGTTCCATGTGGACGTCGGCCGCATGCTAAGCTTTGACATGAACGTTGCACTGCAGCCAGTGGAGCATCTTAAGGAGACGATTCAGAAGCTGCACAACATCCCAGCCGCTAACATTGTTTTGCTGGTGAGCGGAGGCGAAATGCTAACGCACTCCACCCAAGTGTCGTGCTACTCAGCTGGCACGGACACCAATCCTATCTATATGTTTCTCACGGGGGACGAGCGCCTACCGCAAATGATATTTAACTCGGACGCCGACAACGAGCTCCGTCGTCAAGTAGAAGAAAGTCACCGGTTACCTCCGGCCCTGGAGACAGTGCGTCAGCGCGCTCAGCTGGCTCAACACATGCGAGAGTTGGCCAGAAAGGAGGAGGATCTGTGCGAGCGTCTGGTTCATGAgcagcacctgcagcagcagggctGGTCGGCTGTGGTGGCCAATATGGAGGATTTAACAAACGAGTTTTGCGACCGCTTCCAAAATTTCTGCTCCTTTTTTGATCGGCATCTCCAGAAACGAGAGAGCTTTTTGGGGCTGCTGCGCAACTTTCCCGATGATCTCAAGCAATTGGGCAGGATTCCCATACTTCCCGATCTTATGTCTCTTGCCGAGGCCGATTTTCATGGCTTTGACGAACTGTTGGAGAACGACGACGTGTTTACTGCCCAGCAGGCTCTTACCGAATCCTCACAATCGGATTCTCCCAATAAAAAGCTGAAAATGGGCGACGAGGTGGAAACGGAATCTGTTGAGCAGCCGGAGCGCGGTGTTCAGACCTTGACTGGCAGCAGTTCGCTTTCCCGTCGTCCCAACCTGAACCTGCTGCAGTGGATCAGTTCCAAGGGTAACCACAGGGCCCTGCAGCTCATGTCAGACGAGTGCATCCAGGGATTGGACATTTTTAGTGCGGACATTTACGAGAAGCTGAAGGAGGAAGTCAATCAGATCATTAAGTTGGCTAACCAGGCCGATGTTAAGGAGATAAAGGGCCTCGGCGACCGTCTCTGCAAGCTGGAGGAGTTTAAGTTCCGGATCAAGAAGATGGTGCAGGAGCAAAAGGAGCAGGCACTAGCCCTCCAGCAGAATGAGGCGCGGGCGCAGAATCTGCGCGACAACTCCGTCCTCCCGGATCTCTGCCTCTCGCATCGCTCCCAGCTACAGGTAATGCTGGATAATCACACTAAGATACGCGAGTACTGCCGCTGCATAGCCAACTCCAAGGATGAGCTGGGCTGGAATCTGCACACACGTCTGCGACGGATCGTGTGGATTGAGAATGGGATGAGTGAGTTTGACAACAGATTGTTGTTTAATCATCGCTGCTTGCGGCGTGCCGAACGTCACATCTGCATCATCGAGCAAATCCACCGGGCGCCGAGCACTTATGTTTCGGCCGTGGCGGAGGTGGTGCGTCGGAAGATCTTTTCGAATGAGTTTCGGCAGTGGGCCACTCGACTTTCTACGGACTTCGATCGCATCCACAGCGAGGAGTTGCGCCGAAGGAGAGAGTTCAATGCGAGCTTTGAAGGCCATTTTCTCAATATTCTGTTTCCTGGCATGGGTGACATGCCCCCAGCTTTTGCAAATGAGCACCCCTTGACCTTTGACACACGTCTCCCTTCATTGAGCCGATCGGACATGGAGCTGCTGTCCTCGCAGTTGCCAGAACTGGCCGCACAGCTGCAGTTGCCCGACATGAAGCCTGTGATTGACTTTTTCGCCCTGCAGTCGGTTAAGAATGTGGACCGAGACCAAGAGGACGAACGGGATATTCCACTAATTGTACCACGTTTGGCCCAGCTACAGGCGCAGGCAGCTGCCTCTGATTGTGAAACTGATACGGAAACAGAGTTCGAGAAGCTTAGCTCCACATCCAAGTGTGTTGCTACATCAACCTCGACCAGTTTGGTGGAGCGAGTGGCACGGAGTACTGCTACCGAGGAGCTGCTAATGCTAAGTGCGGGCACCCTAACCGAAGAGAATACAGACAGTTTCCAGAGGATGCGAAGCGATATGGAAAATATGTCCAAGTTGGCCCGATTATGCCTTGCCGAAGCTCGTTCCAATGTGGGCATCTTTCGCAGTGACGTTGCCAACTACCAGGATGAACTCCAGTCTGAGTTGCATCTTCTGCGAGATAAATGCAATGTGCTAAAAATGTTGTGTGAGACACGCGAGCAGAAATCCCTAGAGAAGCTGGAGAAAATGCGCTTAAAACTGCAATTGGTTGAGCAGGACAAGCAGGCTGCGGTTGCCCAGGCGCGTGAGGAGCTTATCCACGAGCACAAAACGGAGCTGGAGTCCCTACGTTGCCGATTTAAGCTGATGACCTCTATGGAGCGTTCACCATCGGACAGCAGTCTTGAGAAAATAGAGCGACCGACAAGCAGCGCTAGCGTGGTCAGCGCAAACGCTGGTGTGGATATCGACCAACTGCTGGCCCAGCAGCGCCAGGAGTTGATTGCCCAAAGGGAACGTGCCATTAGCGAAGCCGTTGATTCGGAACGATCACTATGGCAATCACGTCTGCTTCCCCTGAACTCTGAATCTGTGATGGCCAACGTGAGCATATTAAAGGACATGTTGGCCGACAAGGAAaggcagctggagcagctgcgggAGCAGAATAAGATTCTCACACAAGAGACGTACCAACTGAAGACCCGACTGGAGATGATCACCAACGAGGATGGCAACAGCTGGCTCAAGGAGAAGATCGACTATCTTAACAAGGACAAGTGTCGGCTGGAAGAGGAACTCAGCCAGGAGAAGAGTCGGCGCCAAGAAATGGAGTCCAGTGTGGCCGCCATGAGAAA CTCTGCCTACGATCTGAATGTTGGTGGGCCCCTGACCCGATCGAAGTCTGGCGTAAATCCCAGTCACCGATCTATCGCCTTGGAAGGATGTGCACGAGGCGATCTTGTCTTCGTCGTTTGGAGCATGCGCCACGCGCAATTTATGGTCGTCCAGGACTCGCTTACTTTGTACTTTGTCCATGCCGACAGTTTGGCTAGTCTCCAGTTGACAGCTCCGAACTCACCCACTCCGGCATTGGACCCCTCGCAGACAGTTGTGGATCTCAACCAGATTCCGCTGCCCTACTACGCCATTGGCCGAGTCACCGACAAGGAGTACTGCCAGGCGCGAAAA GACGACAATCGGTATCGCGTCAGTAGGGGATCCAAGTTCTATCGCATCAAGCTGGCCCCTTTGCCCTCTCGAAACGCTTCGCGGCGTGAGCGCTTAGAAT CCAGCTCATCCACCGCCGCAGTCGTGGTATCGCCCAGAGATGTCATTGATGCTCCCGGCAGCAGCTCTAGCGTCTATCAGAACTTCAAGCAGCGCACGGTGAGCATTACGAGCGTAAATGAGGAGGATGATGAGTCGGCTTCGCTGCTCAGCGAGCGTTGTCGCTACATAAGCGTCAGCGAAGAGGATGAGTTGCATGCTGCTGGAGGCTCAGTGCCGGCAGTAacagctgctgttgcaacaGCCGCATTGACAGCATCATGCTCTGCAACACGAATTACAACTGCTGCAATGGTAGGAGGAGGTCCGACATCAACTGCAACGACGGCAGCAACTCAAGCACAGTCTGTGATAACAGAGCAGCCAACGGCATCAAGTAAACTTAAATTGGATCTACTGTTGGCCTCTGCTGATATAATAACACAACCCCTaacacaacaaccacatcaacagcaacaggaactTGAACAATCAGCTCAGGTGGGAAGTGCAGCGCCTTTGCCTGAAACAAGTAAATCAATCCAACCAGAGAATTCGGAACCGGAAACCATCACCATTTATGTGCCCCCCAATCCCCCAGCAGTATTAACTGCAACTCCCTCTACAAGTGCTAGCATCCTGGCCAGCATCAGTGCGGAGCCTATTATTAGCACAGCCTCCATGCTGCCAATGTCTATTGGCACGGCGACCATAAGCGAGGACTCGGACGAGTACCGTTCGCTTGAGGGCAAAGACGATGGCGATGCCGATGAGTTTCCCATTTCTGGGTAG
- the LOC122622507 gene encoding serine/threonine-protein phosphatase 2A activator isoform X1 yields MEQQSEVNPKRVAAFFRRSNLGPVCRVQSTSDIEAWLASRAYFTLITYLNNVSTEIQGIRNTDWFPISQNIRRLTAIFDKLDSMIVANPPAPVVLGATLDPGNKGYRRWAHSMLRDIYQLVEKAVPCSKCRHVNELGVYLSGSFGSSTKIEYGTGHELSFLFFMCALFKAEILNQEEDLAASALVLFDRYMQFVRRLQVTYSVNSSNWHGGYSLDKFQFVPFILGFAQLCYKEPFPPQKMLNEDTIAQYRKAYMLINCVGHMAATNIGTFARHSSQLWSLAALSSWSKIHRSLMFMYMEEILLDVDNLNALRFGEMMSFEKDKSGLHLGNARMGVRSPLRRYIAEDQDDQDQDQDVTSRSDTPSISRSEHNEYARKKPRVEEPFSDGMSNSGLSPGSECSSLSGVSVHLATWLDDCQGTSKKAF; encoded by the coding sequence ATGGAGCAGCAGAGTGAAGTGAATCCCAAGCGGGTGGCCGCCTTCTTTCGGAGAAGCAACTTAGGACCTGTGTGTCGGGTGCAGTCCACCTCGGACATAGAAGCCTGGCTAGCCTCAAGGGCGTACTTTACACTGATCACATACTTGAACAATGTGAGCACCGAGATACAGGGGATCCGGAACACGGACTGGTTTCCGATTAGCCAGAACATCAGGCGACTGACGGCCATATTCGACAAGCTGGACTCCATGATTGTGGCCAATCCTCCGGCGCCTGTCGTTCTAGGGGCTACCTTGGATCCAGGAAATAAAGGCTACAGACGCTGGGCGCACAGCATGCTAAGGGACATATACCAGCTTGTGGAGAAGGCGGTGCCGTGCAGCAAGTGCAGGCACGTGAACGAGCTTGGAGTGTATCTATCGGGCTCCTTCGGCAGCTCTACAAAAATCGAGTACGGAACCGGGCACGAGCTGAGCTTCCTGTTCTTCATGTGCGCCCTTTTCAAGGCGGAGATCCTCAATCAGGAAGAAGACCTGGCAGCCTCGGCTCTGGTTCTGTTCGATCGCTATATGCAGTTCGTGCGCCGGCTCCAGGTAACCTATTCGGTGAACTCGTCAAACTGGCATGGCGGATACTCGCTGGATAAATTTCAGTTTGTGCCTTTTATTCTGGGATTCGCACAGTTGTGCTACAAGGAACCTTTCCCCCCACAGAAAATGCTGAACGAGGACACCATTGCCCAGTACAGGAAGGCGTATATGCTGATCAATTGCGTGGGACATATGGCGGCCACCAACATCGGCACATTTGCACGCCACTCCAGCCAACTGTGGAGTCTGGCCGCCCTGTCCTCGTGGTCGAAGATCCATCGAAGTTTGATGTTCATGTACATGGAGGAAATCCTTCTGGACGTTGACAACCTGAATGCCCTGCGGTTTGGTGAAATGATGTCCTTTGAGAAGGACAAATCTGGCTTGCATCTTGGCAACGCTCGTATGGGAGTGAGGTCTCCGCTACGCCGTTATATAGCGGAGGATCAGGACGACCAGGATCAGGACCAAGATGTGACATCTAGAAGCGACACTCCCTCGATTTCCAGGTCGGAACACAACGAATATGCCAGGAAGAAACCTAGAGTGGAGGAGCCCTTTAGCGACGGCATGTCCAACAGTGGACTTTCCCCGGGCAGCGAATGCTCATCACTCAGCGGCGTGAGTGTCCATCTGGCCACTTGGTTGGATGATTGTCAAGGCACCAGCAAGAAAGCGTTTTAA
- the LOC122622700 gene encoding ras-related protein Rab-23 has protein sequence MRLIQTATGGAAASVLQTHSQSQYNYTSMREDDIELAIKVVIVGNGGVGKSSMIQRYCKGIFTKDYKKTIGVDFLERQIEIDGEDVRIMLWDTAGQEEFDCITKAYYRGAQASVLVFSTTDRASFDAIKEWKRKVENECNEIPTVIVQNKIDLIEQAVVTADEVETLAKLLNCRLIRTSVKEDINVASVFRYLATKCHQLMTQSYDQAAGNQQNSSHPSYSSTPTISAFSPTFTKSSSGTIVLRPAKKGHGSSVSRKRKIVLKKCGIL, from the exons ATGCGTCTAATCCAAACGGCAACCGGCGGTGCTGCTGCGTCCGTTCTGCAGACCCACTCCCAGTCGCAGTACAACTACACCAGCATGCGTGAAGATGATATCGAGCTGGCCattaaagtg GTCATTGTTGGAAACGGTGGCGTTGGCAAATCGTCAATGATACAGCGGTATTGTAAAGGCATTTTCACAAAAGACTACAAGAAGACGATTGGAGTGGACTTCCTAGAGCGACAGATAGAGATCGACGGCGAGGATGTGCGCATCATGTTGTGGGACACCGCCGGTCAGGAAGAGTTTGACTGCATCACAAAGGCGTACTACCGCGGCGCCCAGGCTTCCGTCCTGGTCTTCTCGACGACGGATCGGGCATCTTTTGACGCGATCAAGGAATGGAAGCGCAAGGTGGAAAACGAGTGCAACGAGATTCCCACGGTGATCGTGCAGAATAAGATCGATCTTATAGAACAGGCGGTGGTAACGGCCGACGAGGTGGAGACGCTGGCCAAGCTGCTCAACTGCCGGCTCATTCGCACCTCCGTCAAGGAGGACATTAACGTGGCGTCCGTATTTCGCTACTTGGCCACCAAATGCCATCAGCTTATGACCCAGAGCTACGACCAGGCAGCAGGAAACCAGCAAAACTCCAGCCATCCGTCCTACAGTAGCACGCCCACAATCAGTGCCTTCAGTCCGACCTTCACAAAGTCCAGCAGCGGTACCATTGTCCTTCGTCCAGCAAAGAAGGGCCATGGCTCCAGCGTATCCCGGAAGCGAAAGATAGTGCTCAAGAAGTGTGGAATATTGTGA
- the LOC122622507 gene encoding serine/threonine-protein phosphatase 2A activator isoform X3, whose translation MEQQSEVNPKRVAAFFRRSNLGPVCRVQSTSDIEAWLASRAYFTLITYLNNVSTEIQGIRNTDWFPISQNIRRLTAIFDKLDSMIVANPPAPVVLGATLDPGNKGYRRWAHSMLRDIYQLVEKAVPCSKCRHVNELGVYLSGSFGSSTKIEYGTGHELSFLFFMCALFKAEILNQEEDLAASALVLFDRYMQFVRRLQVTYSVNSSNWHGGYSLDKFQKC comes from the exons ATGGAGCAGCAGAGTGAAGTGAATCCCAAGCGGGTGGCCGCCTTCTTTCGGAGAAGCAACTTAGGACCTGTGTGTCGGGTGCAGTCCACCTCGGACATAGAAGCCTGGCTAGCCTCAAGGGCGTACTTTACACTGATCACATACTTGAACAATGTGAGCACCGAGATACAGGGGATCCGGAACACGGACTGGTTTCCGATTAGCCAGAACATCAGGCGACTGACGGCCATATTCGACAAGCTGGACTCCATGATTGTGGCCAATCCTCCGGCGCCTGTCGTTCTAGGGGCTACCTTGGATCCAGGAAATAAAGGCTACAGACGCTGGGCGCACAGCATGCTAAGGGACATATACCAGCTTGTGGAGAAGGCGGTGCCGTGCAGCAAGTGCAGGCACGTGAACGAGCTTGGAGTGTATCTATCGGGCTCCTTCGGCAGCTCTACAAAAATCGAGTACGGAACCGGGCACGAGCTGAGCTTCCTGTTCTTCATGTGCGCCCTTTTCAAGGCGGAGATCCTCAATCAGGAAGAAGACCTGGCAGCCTCGGCTCTGGTTCTGTTCGATCGCTATATGCAGTTCGTGCGCCGGCTCCAGGTAACCTATTCGGTGAACTCGTCAAACTGGCATGGCGGATACTCGCTGGATAAATTTCA AAAATGCTGA
- the LOC122622507 gene encoding serine/threonine-protein phosphatase 2A activator isoform X2, with the protein MEQQSEVNPKRVAAFFRRSNLGPVCRVQSTSDIEAWLASRAYFTLITYLNNVSTEIQGIRNTDWFPISQNIRRLTAIFDKLDSMIVANPPAPVVLGATLDPGNKGYRRWAHSMLRDIYQLVEKAVPCSKCRHVNELGVYLSGSFGSSTKIEYGTGHELSFLFFMCALFKAEILNQEEDLAASALVLFDRYMQFVRRLQKMLNEDTIAQYRKAYMLINCVGHMAATNIGTFARHSSQLWSLAALSSWSKIHRSLMFMYMEEILLDVDNLNALRFGEMMSFEKDKSGLHLGNARMGVRSPLRRYIAEDQDDQDQDQDVTSRSDTPSISRSEHNEYARKKPRVEEPFSDGMSNSGLSPGSECSSLSGVSVHLATWLDDCQGTSKKAF; encoded by the exons ATGGAGCAGCAGAGTGAAGTGAATCCCAAGCGGGTGGCCGCCTTCTTTCGGAGAAGCAACTTAGGACCTGTGTGTCGGGTGCAGTCCACCTCGGACATAGAAGCCTGGCTAGCCTCAAGGGCGTACTTTACACTGATCACATACTTGAACAATGTGAGCACCGAGATACAGGGGATCCGGAACACGGACTGGTTTCCGATTAGCCAGAACATCAGGCGACTGACGGCCATATTCGACAAGCTGGACTCCATGATTGTGGCCAATCCTCCGGCGCCTGTCGTTCTAGGGGCTACCTTGGATCCAGGAAATAAAGGCTACAGACGCTGGGCGCACAGCATGCTAAGGGACATATACCAGCTTGTGGAGAAGGCGGTGCCGTGCAGCAAGTGCAGGCACGTGAACGAGCTTGGAGTGTATCTATCGGGCTCCTTCGGCAGCTCTACAAAAATCGAGTACGGAACCGGGCACGAGCTGAGCTTCCTGTTCTTCATGTGCGCCCTTTTCAAGGCGGAGATCCTCAATCAGGAAGAAGACCTGGCAGCCTCGGCTCTGGTTCTGTTCGATCGCTATATGCAGTTCGTGCGCCGGCTCCAG AAAATGCTGAACGAGGACACCATTGCCCAGTACAGGAAGGCGTATATGCTGATCAATTGCGTGGGACATATGGCGGCCACCAACATCGGCACATTTGCACGCCACTCCAGCCAACTGTGGAGTCTGGCCGCCCTGTCCTCGTGGTCGAAGATCCATCGAAGTTTGATGTTCATGTACATGGAGGAAATCCTTCTGGACGTTGACAACCTGAATGCCCTGCGGTTTGGTGAAATGATGTCCTTTGAGAAGGACAAATCTGGCTTGCATCTTGGCAACGCTCGTATGGGAGTGAGGTCTCCGCTACGCCGTTATATAGCGGAGGATCAGGACGACCAGGATCAGGACCAAGATGTGACATCTAGAAGCGACACTCCCTCGATTTCCAGGTCGGAACACAACGAATATGCCAGGAAGAAACCTAGAGTGGAGGAGCCCTTTAGCGACGGCATGTCCAACAGTGGACTTTCCCCGGGCAGCGAATGCTCATCACTCAGCGGCGTGAGTGTCCATCTGGCCACTTGGTTGGATGATTGTCAAGGCACCAGCAAGAAAGCGTTTTAA